One Micromonospora sp. WMMD812 genomic window carries:
- a CDS encoding serine hydrolase yields MAGDRRRGDVSPLRLIAIAVILIGLVLVSLRLLPGSPFQADAVARWGDASTSDDRPTSTPGDRAARPSAQPSPSPSLEPLPFVAKDLDGLDLEGWYSWSVLDRRTGKIIGSDNMGETSTTASLIKSWIVADYLRRAAENDQTPSDAKLADATQIIRDSDNTRAEQFYNSVGRSASIKRLISMCGLTDSSVAPDGGWSRTALSPRDTARLGNCIATGKAAGPEWTKWLLNEMRLVRGTGDFGIRKAFPAAEQKKIAIKNGWIDRTREQEMHINCLAIGDTWTMGVMVRYPIDMGYEYGMKNCQKITEALLKPGV; encoded by the coding sequence ATGGCTGGCGACCGCCGCCGCGGCGACGTTTCCCCGCTGCGGCTGATCGCCATCGCGGTGATCCTCATCGGACTGGTGCTCGTGTCGTTGCGACTCCTCCCCGGCTCGCCGTTCCAGGCCGACGCCGTGGCCCGCTGGGGCGATGCCTCGACCTCGGACGACCGCCCCACCAGCACGCCCGGCGACCGCGCCGCCCGCCCGTCGGCGCAGCCGAGCCCCAGCCCATCGCTGGAGCCGCTGCCGTTCGTCGCCAAGGACCTCGACGGCCTGGACCTCGAGGGCTGGTACAGCTGGAGCGTGCTGGACCGCCGGACCGGGAAGATCATCGGCTCGGACAACATGGGCGAGACCAGCACCACCGCGTCGCTGATCAAGTCCTGGATCGTCGCCGACTACCTGCGTCGGGCCGCCGAGAACGACCAGACGCCCAGCGACGCCAAGCTCGCCGACGCGACCCAGATCATCCGGGACAGCGACAACACCCGCGCCGAGCAGTTCTACAACTCCGTCGGCCGGTCGGCGTCGATCAAGCGACTGATCTCGATGTGCGGGCTCACCGACAGCAGCGTGGCGCCCGACGGCGGCTGGAGCCGGACGGCTCTGTCGCCGCGGGACACCGCCCGGCTGGGCAACTGCATCGCCACCGGCAAGGCGGCCGGGCCGGAGTGGACGAAGTGGCTGCTCAACGAGATGCGGCTGGTCCGCGGCACCGGTGACTTCGGCATCCGCAAGGCGTTCCCGGCGGCCGAACAGAAGAAGATCGCCATCAAGAACGGCTGGATCGACCGGACCAGGGAGCAGGAGATGCACATCAACTGCCTGGCCATCGGCGACACCTGGACGATGGGCGTGATGGTCCGCTACCCGATCGACATGGGCTACGAGTACGGCATGAAGAACTGCCAGAAGATCACCGAGGCCCTGCTGAAGCCCGGCGTCTGA
- a CDS encoding menaquinone biosynthesis protein — protein MAERIARPRVGHIQFLNCLPLYWGLMRSGALIDVDLHKDTPDRLNSALVAGDLDIGPISQVEYLRHADELLLLPDIAVGSDGPVLSVNIVSTRPLAELDGARVALGSTSRTGVLLAQLLLGERYGVRPDYFRCPPELSQMLLEADAAVVIGDPALRALYEAPRRGLEVTDLGQAWRDWTGLPMVFAVWAVRRDFAAAHPGVVKEVQEAFLRSRDLSLAELDQVAEAGARWEPFDAATLATYFRTLDFSLGERQVAGLREFARRAAALGEAPALPAGGPEFFAG, from the coding sequence ATGGCTGAGCGCATCGCCCGTCCCCGGGTCGGACACATCCAGTTCCTGAACTGCCTGCCGCTCTACTGGGGGCTGATGCGCTCCGGCGCGCTGATCGACGTCGACCTGCACAAGGACACGCCGGACCGGCTGAACTCCGCGCTGGTCGCCGGTGACCTGGACATCGGCCCGATCTCGCAGGTCGAGTACCTGCGGCACGCCGACGAGTTGCTGCTGCTGCCGGACATCGCGGTCGGCAGCGACGGGCCCGTACTGTCGGTCAACATCGTCTCCACCCGACCGTTGGCCGAGCTGGACGGCGCGCGGGTCGCGCTCGGCTCGACCTCGCGGACCGGGGTGCTGCTGGCGCAGCTGCTGCTCGGCGAGCGGTACGGGGTGCGGCCGGACTACTTCCGCTGCCCGCCGGAGCTGAGCCAGATGCTGCTGGAGGCGGATGCCGCGGTGGTGATCGGCGACCCGGCGCTGCGCGCCCTCTACGAGGCGCCGCGCCGGGGCCTGGAGGTCACCGACCTCGGGCAGGCCTGGCGGGACTGGACCGGGCTGCCCATGGTCTTCGCCGTCTGGGCGGTACGCCGCGACTTCGCCGCCGCCCATCCCGGGGTGGTCAAGGAGGTGCAGGAGGCGTTCCTGCGCTCGCGTGACCTCTCCCTGGCCGAGCTGGACCAGGTGGCGGAGGCGGGCGCCCGATGGGAGCCGTTCGACGCGGCGACACTGGCCACGTACTTCCGTACCCTGGACTTCTCGCTGGGCGAGCGGCAGGTGGCGGGGCTGCGGGAGTTCGCCCGGCGGGCTGCCGCCCTCGGCGAGGCGCCGGCCCTGCCGGCCGGCGGCCCGGAGTTCTTCGCCGGCTGA
- a CDS encoding MFS transporter, whose protein sequence is MSFTPASSRWSDVWLVTAARGLSSCGDFLAASALTLALQSAGAGGLAVSGLLLAATLPLVVLAPLTGRLADRVDSRTLLVVAGLAQAGICGALAFADSLPLVIVLVGLLAVGLAVTQPVLAALVPAMVRPADLPRASALHQSAGTLGALAGPALAGLLVGGFGARVPLLLDAVSYLALVAAGLLIRTRRGGRRAVRPVAADGPVTSPGWRLRRDPLLLTTVVSVAGVVGAVGAINVVEVFFIRETLHSSTTMYGLVTGSWTLGILAGGWIFARAVGRIRRDATLAQAGLALLGGCCLMVLVSAAVPSAPLLVPIWLVGGIFNGGNNVFGTVLVARRVPETARGRAFAVYGGAVQGAAMVGYLAGGLLLELADPRPLVAAAGVAGLVAVVALAVPLGRVARTERHDRAERPDGAVGAGHDRAAEQAEPAHPEPGVVCAPDAGLATPAPGR, encoded by the coding sequence ATGTCCTTCACGCCTGCTTCGTCGCGCTGGTCGGATGTCTGGCTGGTCACCGCCGCCCGAGGCCTGTCCAGCTGCGGTGACTTCCTCGCCGCGAGCGCGCTGACCCTCGCGCTGCAGAGCGCCGGCGCCGGTGGGCTGGCGGTGTCCGGCCTGCTGCTGGCCGCGACCCTCCCGCTCGTGGTGCTGGCCCCGCTGACCGGGCGGCTCGCCGACCGGGTCGACAGCCGGACGCTGCTGGTGGTCGCGGGCCTGGCCCAGGCCGGCATCTGCGGCGCGCTCGCGTTCGCCGACAGCCTGCCGCTGGTGATCGTCCTGGTCGGCCTGCTCGCCGTCGGCCTGGCGGTGACCCAGCCGGTGCTCGCCGCGCTGGTCCCGGCGATGGTGCGCCCCGCCGACCTGCCCCGGGCCAGCGCGCTGCACCAGTCGGCCGGCACGCTCGGCGCGCTCGCCGGCCCGGCGCTGGCCGGGCTGCTGGTGGGCGGCTTCGGCGCCCGGGTGCCGCTGCTCCTCGACGCGGTCAGCTACCTCGCGTTGGTGGCGGCGGGTCTGCTGATCCGGACCCGGCGGGGTGGCCGCCGGGCGGTGCGGCCGGTGGCGGCCGACGGTCCGGTCACGTCGCCCGGCTGGCGCCTGCGCCGCGACCCGCTGCTGCTCACCACGGTGGTCAGCGTGGCCGGGGTGGTCGGCGCGGTCGGGGCGATCAACGTGGTGGAGGTCTTCTTCATCCGCGAGACGCTGCACAGCAGCACCACGATGTACGGGCTGGTCACCGGCTCCTGGACGCTGGGCATCCTGGCCGGTGGGTGGATCTTCGCGCGGGCGGTCGGGCGGATCCGTCGGGACGCCACCCTGGCCCAGGCCGGCCTCGCACTGCTCGGCGGCTGCTGCCTGATGGTGCTGGTGTCGGCGGCCGTGCCGTCGGCGCCGCTGCTGGTGCCGATCTGGCTCGTCGGGGGAATCTTCAACGGCGGCAACAACGTCTTCGGCACCGTGCTGGTGGCCCGGCGGGTGCCCGAGACGGCCCGCGGCCGGGCCTTCGCGGTCTACGGCGGCGCGGTCCAGGGCGCCGCGATGGTCGGCTACCTGGCCGGAGGCCTCCTGCTGGAGCTGGCCGATCCCCGGCCGCTGGTCGCCGCCGCCGGGGTCGCCGGGCTGGTCGCGGTCGTCGCCCTCGCGGTACCCCTCGGCCGGGTGGCGCGGACGGAACGGCACGACCGCGCGGAGCGGCCGGACGGGGCGGTGGGGGCCGGCCACGACCGGGCGGCCGAGCAGGCGGAGCCGGCACACCCGGAGCCGGGAGTTGTCTGCGCGCCGGATGCGGGGTTGGCCACTCCGGCACCGGGCCGCTGA
- a CDS encoding helix-turn-helix domain-containing protein, protein MTEPRAERARVTISDPQVMRALAHPVRLAITEYLSSLPDGATATECAEIVGQSPSATSYHLRELAKAGLIEPAPSRGDARERVWRTVSASWTVDAGRGVEPETRAAERALVEAWLARDLERSRDWLRRAPDEPAEWYDAARLADIQLLLTPDELAELNEAVFQLMEPYRKRVRTDPPPGVRTVSVHYKALPLD, encoded by the coding sequence ATGACCGAGCCGCGTGCCGAGCGTGCTCGGGTGACGATCAGTGATCCGCAGGTGATGCGGGCGCTGGCGCACCCGGTCCGACTCGCGATCACGGAATATCTCAGCTCGCTTCCGGACGGGGCGACGGCCACCGAGTGCGCCGAGATCGTCGGGCAGTCGCCGAGCGCCACGAGTTACCACCTGCGCGAGCTGGCCAAGGCCGGGCTGATCGAGCCGGCGCCGAGTCGCGGCGACGCGCGGGAGCGGGTCTGGCGGACGGTCAGTGCGAGCTGGACTGTCGACGCCGGCCGTGGAGTGGAGCCGGAGACCCGCGCGGCGGAGCGGGCGCTGGTGGAGGCCTGGCTCGCCCGCGACCTGGAGCGCAGCCGGGACTGGTTGCGGCGCGCTCCGGACGAGCCGGCCGAGTGGTACGACGCCGCCCGGCTCGCCGACATCCAGCTGCTGCTCACGCCGGACGAGCTGGCCGAGCTGAACGAGGCGGTGTTCCAGCTGATGGAGCCGTACCGCAAGCGGGTGCGGACGGACCCGCCGCCCGGCGTGCGCACGGTCTCCGTCCACTACAAGGCGCTGCCGCTGGACTGA
- a CDS encoding transcriptional regulator: MTDENGTPDPPAPSDHPVTGLDEVVHQRVRLGILTIAHEARRAEFGYLRTQLDLTAGNLSKHLSVLEAAGLIEVEKGYAGKRGRTWITLTAAGSAALAEEIERLKLLIARVETTDAREDR; this comes from the coding sequence GTGACCGACGAGAACGGGACCCCGGACCCGCCCGCGCCGTCCGACCACCCGGTCACCGGGCTGGACGAGGTGGTGCACCAGCGGGTCCGGCTGGGCATCCTCACCATCGCGCACGAGGCGCGCCGGGCGGAGTTCGGCTACCTGCGCACCCAGCTGGACCTGACCGCCGGGAACCTCTCCAAGCACCTGAGCGTCCTGGAGGCGGCCGGGCTGATCGAGGTCGAGAAGGGCTATGCCGGCAAGCGCGGCCGGACCTGGATCACCCTCACCGCGGCCGGCAGCGCCGCACTCGCCGAGGAGATCGAGCGGCTGAAGCTGCTCATCGCGCGGGTCGAGACCACCGACGCCCGGGAGGACCGATGA
- a CDS encoding AAA family ATPase, translating to MTLHAQEQSLDLELAAERAHLDASRAALGRMRERAEALFATGDKVAGDAYTAEQLGRHMARRVKELADDSTTPLFFGRLDFGTVPGGALDAPDQPDAPDAPDAADHAGRRYHIGRRHVTDERGEPMVLDWRAPVSRSFYRASARDPQGVATRRRFGFSTGALTSFEDEHLDRGEELGTASRILTAEIERPRVGPMRDIVATIQPEQDELVRADLATSICVQGAPGTGKTAVGLHRAAYLLYLHRERLRRAGVLIVGPNRAFLSYIAAVLPALGEVEVEQATVEDLLGRVPVRAIDDPATATLKHDARMAEILRRAIEAHIGEPTEPIVVSDGSFRWRIGLEPLHRVVAETQREGLPYGVGRERVRARVVSLLQRQAEARRAESPSDAWLRRMGKCRPVTDFLDAVWPALTPEGLVHTLLGDPTALAAAADGLLTEAEQALLQGRVSDGGHGSAATGTKLGRTPKATKWSAADAVLIDEASGLIERPAGFGHVVVDEAQDLSPMQCRAIARRSEHGSITLLGDLAQGTAPWAATDWRQSLSHLGKPDAAVVPLTVGFRVPAAVVAFANRLLPALAVDVPPAESLRRDGGLDIRTVTDLTGAAVAEVRAALAHDGSVGVIAADDAVDGLRAALDAAGVSTATADDVATAARVTVVPATLVKGLEYDHVVVVEPAAIVAAEPRGLHRLYVVLTRAVSRLAVLHAAPLPAPLLTGAVRGEG from the coding sequence ATGACCCTGCACGCCCAAGAACAGTCCCTCGACCTGGAGCTCGCCGCCGAGCGGGCGCACCTGGACGCCTCCCGCGCCGCCCTCGGCCGGATGCGGGAGCGCGCCGAGGCGCTCTTCGCCACCGGCGACAAGGTCGCCGGTGACGCCTACACCGCCGAGCAGTTGGGCCGCCACATGGCGCGGCGGGTCAAGGAGCTGGCCGACGACTCGACCACCCCGCTCTTCTTTGGCCGCCTCGACTTCGGCACGGTCCCCGGTGGCGCCCTCGACGCTCCGGACCAGCCCGACGCCCCGGACGCGCCGGACGCCGCCGATCACGCCGGACGGCGCTACCACATCGGCCGCCGGCACGTCACCGACGAGCGTGGCGAGCCGATGGTGCTGGACTGGCGGGCCCCCGTCTCCCGGTCGTTCTACCGGGCCAGCGCCCGCGACCCGCAGGGCGTCGCCACCCGGCGCCGGTTCGGGTTCAGCACGGGAGCGCTGACCAGCTTCGAGGACGAGCACCTCGACCGGGGCGAGGAGCTGGGCACCGCCAGCCGGATCCTGACCGCCGAGATCGAGCGGCCGCGTGTCGGGCCGATGCGGGACATCGTCGCGACGATCCAGCCAGAGCAGGACGAGCTGGTCCGGGCCGATCTGGCGACCTCGATCTGCGTGCAGGGAGCGCCGGGCACCGGGAAGACCGCAGTCGGGTTGCACCGGGCCGCGTACCTGCTCTATCTGCACCGGGAGCGGCTGCGCCGGGCCGGCGTGCTGATCGTCGGGCCGAACCGGGCGTTCCTGTCGTACATCGCGGCGGTGCTGCCGGCGCTCGGCGAGGTGGAGGTCGAGCAGGCGACGGTGGAGGACCTGCTCGGCCGGGTGCCGGTCCGGGCCATCGACGACCCCGCCACCGCCACCCTGAAGCACGACGCCCGCATGGCCGAGATCCTGCGTCGCGCGATCGAGGCGCACATCGGCGAGCCGACCGAGCCGATCGTGGTCTCCGACGGCTCGTTCCGCTGGCGGATCGGGCTGGAGCCGCTGCACCGGGTGGTCGCGGAGACCCAGCGGGAGGGTCTGCCGTACGGCGTGGGCCGGGAGCGGGTCCGCGCCCGGGTGGTCAGCCTGCTGCAACGGCAGGCCGAGGCGCGCCGGGCCGAGTCGCCCAGCGACGCCTGGCTGCGCCGGATGGGGAAGTGTCGTCCGGTGACCGACTTCCTCGACGCGGTCTGGCCGGCGCTCACTCCGGAAGGGCTGGTGCACACCCTGCTCGGCGACCCGACAGCGCTCGCCGCGGCGGCGGACGGCCTGCTCACCGAGGCCGAGCAGGCGCTGCTCCAGGGCCGGGTGTCCGACGGCGGCCACGGCAGCGCCGCGACCGGCACGAAGCTCGGCCGCACTCCGAAGGCCACGAAGTGGAGCGCCGCCGACGCCGTGCTGATCGACGAGGCGTCCGGGCTGATCGAGCGGCCGGCCGGGTTCGGTCACGTGGTGGTCGACGAGGCGCAGGACCTTTCGCCGATGCAGTGCCGGGCCATCGCGCGGCGCAGCGAGCACGGGTCGATCACGCTCCTAGGCGACCTCGCGCAGGGCACCGCGCCGTGGGCCGCGACCGACTGGCGGCAGTCCCTGAGCCACCTGGGCAAGCCGGACGCGGCGGTGGTCCCGCTGACCGTGGGCTTCCGGGTGCCGGCCGCGGTCGTCGCGTTCGCCAACCGGCTGCTGCCGGCGCTGGCGGTCGACGTGCCCCCGGCCGAGTCGCTGCGCCGCGACGGCGGCCTGGACATCCGTACGGTGACCGACCTGACCGGGGCCGCGGTGGCCGAGGTGCGCGCGGCGCTCGCGCACGACGGCTCGGTCGGCGTGATCGCCGCGGACGACGCGGTGGACGGGTTGCGCGCCGCGCTCGACGCCGCCGGGGTGTCCACCGCGACCGCCGACGACGTGGCCACCGCGGCGCGCGTCACGGTGGTGCCCGCGACGCTGGTCAAGGGCCTGGAGTACGACCACGTCGTGGTGGTCGAGCCGGCCGCGATCGTGGCCGCCGAGCCGCGCGGCCTGCACCGGCTCTACGTGGTGCTCACCAGGGCGGTCTCTCGGCTCGCGGTGCTGCACGCCGCCCCGCTGCCCGCGCCGCTGCTGACCGGGGCGGTGCGCGGAGAGGGCTGA
- a CDS encoding transporter, translating into MDTEGDLPPADAAAALRLIEAQRAAAARRLEPDARLVYWPWGVAWLVGFGLFFLRFSPGERVLVRLPDWLPLSVLFVLLVAAAAVQVVAGARAYSQVTGDSSRRGRWYGCAWALGSLSIFAGLGRINDQLPHDLAELLWSATAVGLTGALHMAGGAIWLDRDLFRLGVWISVINLAGTFAGPGWHALVIAVAGGGGILVAGALARLRQRHQP; encoded by the coding sequence GTGGACACAGAAGGCGACCTCCCACCAGCCGACGCCGCGGCCGCGCTCCGACTGATCGAGGCTCAGCGAGCAGCCGCGGCACGCCGGCTCGAGCCGGATGCCCGACTCGTCTATTGGCCGTGGGGCGTTGCCTGGCTGGTCGGCTTCGGGCTGTTCTTCCTGCGGTTCTCCCCTGGCGAGCGGGTGTTGGTCCGGCTGCCCGACTGGCTGCCGCTGAGCGTCCTCTTCGTCCTGCTCGTCGCCGCCGCCGCGGTCCAGGTCGTAGCCGGCGCGCGGGCGTACAGTCAGGTGACCGGGGACTCGTCCCGGCGCGGGCGCTGGTACGGCTGCGCCTGGGCCCTGGGCTCCCTGAGCATCTTCGCGGGCCTCGGCCGGATCAACGACCAACTGCCGCACGACCTGGCGGAGCTGCTCTGGTCGGCGACCGCGGTCGGGCTGACCGGCGCGCTGCACATGGCCGGCGGCGCCATCTGGCTGGACCGGGACCTGTTCCGCCTGGGCGTCTGGATCAGCGTGATCAATCTGGCCGGCACGTTCGCCGGGCCGGGCTGGCACGCGTTGGTGATCGCGGTCGCCGGCGGCGGCGGGATCCTGGTCGCCGGCGCGCTCGCCCGACTGCGACAGCGACACCAGCCGTGA
- a CDS encoding transcriptional regulator — MTDLDPVIHAQARLRVVATLSALDDGDRITFPRLQELLGMTAGNLSVHLRKLEDAAYVEITKTHRGRTPATLVRLSQRGRLAFEEYTENISALLDPPDPKEQP; from the coding sequence GTGACCGACCTCGACCCGGTCATCCACGCGCAGGCCCGGCTGCGGGTGGTGGCCACCCTCTCCGCCCTCGACGACGGCGACCGGATCACCTTCCCCCGCCTACAGGAACTGCTCGGGATGACCGCCGGGAACCTCTCGGTGCACCTGCGCAAGCTCGAGGACGCCGCGTACGTCGAGATCACCAAGACCCATCGCGGACGGACGCCGGCCACCCTCGTCCGGCTCAGCCAGCGCGGCCGGTTGGCGTTCGAGGAGTACACCGAAAACATCAGCGCCCTGCTCGATCCCCCCGATCCGAAGGAGCAGCCATGA
- a CDS encoding ABC transporter ATP-binding protein — protein sequence MILARADQASRRYGDVLALDRVDLEVRAGELVGLLGPNGAGKSTLMNLLVGLRRPSSGRVELFGGDPRVPASRRQIGVTPQETGLPGTLRVGEVVDFVGAHYPDPIPRGELLERFGLTEQTRRQTGGLSGGQRRRLAVALAFVGRPRLVLLDEPTTGLDVEARHTLWEAIRGFHDDGGTVVLTSHYLEEVEALARRVVVIGQGRVLADDTVDAIRAVVGVRRVSLVADHLPTLPGVVRTERIDGRTHLLTTDADQLVRDLVTAGVPFVDLEVRPTSLEEAFLAITNERPPAGTGGDVAHGPAAADPAADDQPTTAAAAGRPTTPA from the coding sequence ATGATCCTCGCCCGCGCCGACCAGGCCAGCCGCCGGTACGGCGACGTCCTCGCCCTGGACCGGGTCGACCTCGAGGTCCGCGCCGGTGAGCTGGTCGGCCTGCTCGGGCCCAACGGCGCCGGCAAGAGCACCCTCATGAACCTGCTGGTCGGGCTGCGTCGTCCCAGCTCCGGCCGGGTGGAGCTCTTCGGCGGCGACCCGCGGGTCCCGGCGTCCCGGCGGCAGATCGGCGTGACCCCCCAGGAGACCGGCCTGCCCGGCACGCTGCGGGTCGGCGAGGTGGTCGACTTCGTCGGCGCGCACTACCCCGATCCGATTCCCCGGGGTGAGCTGCTGGAGCGCTTCGGCCTGACCGAGCAGACTCGACGGCAGACCGGTGGCCTGTCCGGCGGCCAGCGCCGTCGGCTCGCGGTGGCGCTGGCCTTCGTCGGCCGGCCCCGGCTGGTGCTGCTCGACGAGCCCACGACCGGCCTGGACGTGGAGGCGCGGCACACCCTCTGGGAGGCCATCCGCGGGTTCCACGACGACGGCGGGACGGTGGTGCTGACCAGCCACTACCTGGAGGAGGTCGAGGCGCTGGCCCGCCGGGTGGTGGTGATCGGCCAGGGACGCGTGCTCGCCGACGACACCGTGGACGCCATCCGGGCCGTGGTCGGCGTCCGGCGGGTCAGTCTGGTCGCCGACCACCTGCCGACGCTGCCCGGCGTGGTCCGCACCGAACGGATCGACGGCCGCACCCACCTGCTCACCACCGACGCCGACCAGCTCGTCCGGGACCTGGTCACGGCCGGGGTGCCCTTCGTCGACCTGGAGGTCCGCCCCACCTCCCTGGAGGAGGCGTTCCTCGCCATCACCAACGAGCGACCGCCCGCCGGCACCGGCGGCGACGTCGCTCACGGGCCAGCCGCCGCAGACCCCGCCGCCGACGACCAGCCGACCACCGCCGCCGCGGCCGGTCGACCGACCACCCCCGCCTGA
- a CDS encoding ABC transporter permease: MQLALVHARYQLLETVRIPVAVFGSAFFPAAAMLFFVVPFAGKDPVGATFATASMVTFSVMSANIFQYGVGVAEDRDQPWNPYTRTLPAGSAPRFAGRVLAGLALTYLSLVPVVVIGATLTAAEITPAAFLLAVGTVTVVSVPFTLMGLAIGYSLPSKAAIVVAQIVFFPLAFGGGLLSAPGDAPGFIEAVAPYLPTRGAVELMWAAVGDYPVRPLSLAMLGVWVVLLATLAGWAYRRDEGRRFS; the protein is encoded by the coding sequence GTGCAGCTCGCCCTGGTCCACGCGCGCTACCAACTGCTGGAGACCGTCCGGATTCCGGTCGCCGTCTTCGGCAGCGCGTTCTTTCCCGCCGCCGCCATGCTCTTCTTCGTGGTGCCGTTCGCCGGCAAGGACCCGGTCGGCGCCACCTTCGCCACCGCCTCGATGGTCACGTTCTCGGTGATGAGCGCCAACATCTTCCAGTACGGCGTGGGGGTCGCCGAGGACCGTGACCAGCCGTGGAACCCGTACACCCGGACCCTGCCGGCCGGGTCGGCGCCGCGGTTCGCCGGTCGGGTGCTGGCCGGCCTGGCGCTCACCTACCTCTCGCTGGTCCCGGTGGTGGTCATCGGCGCGACGCTGACCGCGGCGGAGATCACCCCCGCCGCGTTCCTGCTCGCCGTCGGCACCGTCACCGTGGTGTCGGTGCCGTTCACGCTGATGGGGCTCGCCATCGGATACTCGCTGCCGAGCAAGGCGGCGATCGTGGTCGCGCAGATCGTCTTCTTCCCGCTCGCCTTCGGCGGCGGTCTGCTCTCCGCCCCGGGCGACGCGCCCGGCTTCATCGAGGCGGTCGCGCCGTACCTGCCGACCCGTGGCGCCGTCGAGCTGATGTGGGCGGCGGTGGGTGACTACCCGGTGCGGCCGCTCTCGCTGGCCATGCTCGGGGTCTGGGTGGTGCTGCTGGCGACCCTCGCCGGATGGGCGTACCGGCGGGACGAGGGTCGCCGGTTCAGCTGA
- a CDS encoding VOC family protein, with product MSTVPPGTPCWTDLATPDLSDARRFYPQLFGWTGKVATEPEAGGYTVFQLDGRAVAGAGPPAIPDQVPIWSTYMATDDADLVAGRVERAGGQVVVPPFEVFDRGRMAVFADPAGASFSVWQPMAMPGGEVFNVPGAMSWNELVTPDPEGAKVFYELVFGWQPDDQPVGTMTYTGWRLGARIVAGMMPPLADDFPDDLPAYWTVYFAVADADAAAARAAELGGTILVPPRDIPAGRFASLRDPQGALFSVIDVGSD from the coding sequence GTGAGCACCGTCCCGCCCGGTACGCCCTGCTGGACCGACCTCGCCACCCCCGATCTGAGCGACGCGCGGCGCTTCTACCCCCAGCTGTTCGGCTGGACGGGGAAGGTGGCGACGGAGCCGGAGGCGGGCGGGTACACGGTCTTCCAGCTGGACGGTCGCGCGGTGGCCGGGGCGGGCCCGCCGGCCATCCCGGACCAGGTGCCGATCTGGTCGACGTACATGGCCACCGACGACGCCGACCTGGTCGCCGGGCGGGTCGAGCGGGCCGGCGGGCAGGTGGTCGTGCCGCCGTTCGAGGTCTTCGACCGGGGCCGGATGGCCGTCTTCGCCGATCCCGCCGGCGCCTCGTTCAGCGTCTGGCAGCCGATGGCCATGCCCGGCGGCGAGGTGTTCAACGTCCCCGGAGCGATGAGCTGGAACGAGCTGGTCACCCCGGACCCGGAGGGGGCCAAGGTCTTCTACGAGCTGGTCTTCGGCTGGCAGCCGGACGACCAGCCGGTGGGCACGATGACGTACACCGGCTGGCGGCTGGGCGCGCGGATCGTGGCCGGGATGATGCCGCCGCTGGCCGACGACTTCCCCGACGACCTGCCGGCGTACTGGACCGTCTACTTCGCGGTCGCCGACGCCGACGCGGCCGCGGCCCGTGCGGCCGAGCTGGGCGGGACCATCCTGGTGCCGCCCCGGGACATTCCGGCCGGCCGGTTCGCCTCGCTCCGCGACCCGCAGGGCGCGCTCTTCTCCGTCATCGACGTCGGCTCCGACTGA
- a CDS encoding ABC transporter ATP-binding protein — MRDLHVALDRTPILAGVDLTVAAGEWVTVIGPNGAGKSTLLRAVGGLLPAPGAVALFGTPIGSLRRRDRARVVATVAQSPVVPPGMSVLDYVLLGRTPYIPPLGRESAADLAAVHEVLGRLDLTGFHRRELATLSGGERQRVFLARALAQGATLLLLDEPTSALDIGHQQEVLELVDQLRRESGLTVLATMHDLSIAGEYADRLVLLDAGRVAAAGTPREVLTERLLAAHYRASVRVVDGEHGPLVVPIRPRP; from the coding sequence GTGCGGGACCTGCACGTCGCGCTGGACCGAACGCCGATCCTGGCCGGGGTCGACCTGACCGTCGCCGCCGGCGAGTGGGTCACCGTGATCGGCCCGAACGGCGCGGGCAAGTCGACCCTGCTGCGCGCCGTCGGCGGCCTGCTGCCCGCGCCGGGCGCGGTCGCCCTCTTCGGTACGCCGATCGGGTCGCTGCGCCGCCGCGACCGGGCCCGGGTGGTGGCCACGGTCGCCCAGTCCCCGGTGGTGCCGCCGGGCATGTCGGTGCTCGACTACGTGCTGCTCGGCCGGACCCCGTACATCCCGCCGCTGGGCCGGGAGTCGGCCGCCGACCTCGCCGCCGTGCACGAGGTGCTCGGCCGGCTGGACCTGACCGGCTTCCACCGGCGGGAGCTGGCCACCCTCTCCGGCGGCGAACGCCAGCGGGTCTTCCTGGCCCGCGCGCTCGCCCAGGGCGCCACGCTGCTGCTGCTCGACGAGCCGACCAGCGCGCTGGACATCGGCCACCAGCAGGAGGTGCTGGAGTTGGTCGATCAGCTGCGCCGGGAGAGCGGGCTGACCGTGCTCGCGACCATGCACGACCTCTCCATCGCCGGCGAGTACGCCGACCGGTTGGTGCTGCTCGACGCCGGACGGGTGGCCGCGGCGGGGACCCCGCGCGAGGTGCTGACCGAGCGCCTGCTGGCCGCGCACTACCGGGCCAGCGTCCGGGTCGTCGACGGCGAGCACGGCCCCCTGGTCGTCCCCATCCGCCCCCGCCCCTGA